From the genome of Acidaminococcus sp.:
CAGAACGATACGAGATGGCTAAGGTCCTTCTGTCTTACATCATCTCCGATAATTCCAGCGTGAATGATGGAATCAACTACACGGACGATTTCCTCGATGAACAGCTTTACAGGGATACATTTAAAATGATTTTCAAATACATAAATCAGGAACAGCACTTCAATATGATGATGGGTAACGAACAAGGAGAATAATGAAATGCGTATCAGCTACAATAAACTATGGAAGTTGTTGATTGACAAAAATATGACCAAGATGGAATTAAAGGAAGCAGCCGGAGTAAGTTCCGCTTCGATTGCAAAGCTCGGC
Proteins encoded in this window:
- a CDS encoding helix-turn-helix transcriptional regulator, whose translation is MRISYNKLWKLLIDKNMTKMELKEAAGVSSASIAKLGKGANITTDVLLKICEALHCRVEDIIETIND